In Lysobacter luteus, a single window of DNA contains:
- a CDS encoding BatD family protein — protein MKHASIPSAHRYRAWLQALSLLLLCMAASSVLAQTRAWLDRDRIALGETVTLNIETDGSATPDYTPLQSAFQISGRSSSRQVSLGSGGMQTRTLHAVALKPRSDGVITIPALTVGTATTPPLSLVVTPSSAAVPARAGDDVFMESEADDRDPYVQQAVGWVVRLYSAVPLVSGQLDQAQPDGASLRQVGDDAQYTREIDGRRYTVIERRYLLIPERSGTLQIPGAVFEGRGTVGFFDDFLGRSGELSARAQPRFLEVRPVPDDAAQPWLPLHDLQLRYQSVPQDLTVGSAATLTIEAVADGASAAQMPELQLPPIDGVQVFAEPVQADERFVEGRPRVTLTRRFSLVPTRGGAVTMAGFGMEWWDVNAGKARTTRLPALDWEVSGSAPASTMPPSSAPVASGGDPVAATGTPLSTARANLREHRAWVLAALVFAALWLFTLVWAVQRSPAARSTAATPTPAQPPTSTRPDLKALRQALDTGDFADVADRLRGLARPPARDVAQVLERLADPAQREAVEAMERARWAGGDGVAARAQLREAFARGPRWHQAPPRETGPLPPLYPPD, from the coding sequence TACTGGCGCAGACCCGCGCATGGCTGGACCGCGACCGCATCGCCCTGGGTGAAACGGTAACCCTCAACATCGAGACCGACGGTTCGGCCACGCCGGACTACACGCCGCTGCAGTCCGCCTTCCAGATCAGTGGCCGCAGCAGCAGTCGGCAGGTTTCGCTCGGCAGCGGCGGCATGCAGACCCGCACCCTGCATGCGGTCGCCCTCAAGCCACGCAGCGACGGCGTCATCACCATCCCGGCGCTCACGGTCGGCACTGCCACCACCCCGCCGCTGTCGCTGGTGGTCACCCCTTCCAGCGCCGCCGTGCCGGCGCGCGCGGGCGACGACGTGTTCATGGAAAGCGAGGCCGACGACCGCGACCCGTACGTGCAGCAGGCGGTGGGCTGGGTGGTCAGGTTGTACTCGGCCGTGCCGCTGGTCTCCGGCCAGCTGGACCAGGCGCAGCCGGACGGCGCTTCGCTGCGGCAGGTGGGCGACGACGCCCAGTACACCCGCGAGATCGACGGCCGGCGCTACACCGTGATCGAACGCCGCTACCTGTTGATCCCCGAACGCAGTGGGACCCTGCAGATCCCCGGTGCGGTGTTCGAGGGCCGCGGGACGGTCGGCTTCTTCGATGACTTCCTCGGGCGCAGCGGGGAGCTGAGCGCACGGGCGCAACCGCGGTTCCTGGAAGTGCGTCCGGTGCCTGACGACGCGGCGCAACCCTGGTTGCCGTTGCACGACCTGCAACTGCGCTACCAGTCCGTGCCACAGGACCTCACCGTGGGCAGCGCGGCCACGCTCACCATCGAGGCGGTGGCCGACGGCGCCAGCGCCGCGCAGATGCCCGAACTGCAGCTGCCGCCGATCGATGGCGTGCAGGTCTTCGCCGAGCCCGTCCAGGCCGACGAGCGCTTCGTCGAGGGCCGGCCACGGGTCACCCTGACGCGGCGGTTCTCGCTGGTGCCTACGCGCGGCGGCGCCGTCACGATGGCCGGGTTCGGCATGGAATGGTGGGACGTCAATGCCGGCAAGGCACGGACCACGCGGCTGCCGGCGCTCGACTGGGAGGTGTCGGGTAGCGCGCCGGCGTCCACGATGCCGCCTTCGTCTGCGCCGGTGGCATCGGGCGGAGACCCGGTTGCGGCCACGGGCACGCCGCTTTCGACCGCCCGCGCCAATCTGCGCGAGCACCGCGCCTGGGTGCTGGCCGCGCTGGTGTTCGCCGCGCTGTGGTTGTTCACCCTGGTCTGGGCCGTGCAGCGGTCGCCGGCAGCACGGTCCACAGCAGCGACGCCGACACCCGCGCAGCCTCCCACCTCTACACGCCCCGATCTGAAAGCACTGCGCCAGGCACTCGACACGGGTGATTTCGCTGACGTCGCCGATCGGCTGCGTGGGCTCGCCCGCCCGCCAGCACGCGACGTGGCGCAGGTGCTGGAACGGCTCGCCGACCCCGCCCAACGCGAAGCGGTGGAGGCGATGGAGCGCGCGCGCTGGGCCGGGGGCGACGGCGTTGCGGCCCGCGCGCAACTGCGCGAGGCGTTCGCCCGGGGACCGCGCTGGCACCAAGCCCCGCCGCGGGAAACCGGTCCGCTGCCGCCGCTGTACCCACCGGACTGA